A genomic window from Leptolyngbya sp. BL0902 includes:
- a CDS encoding shikimate dehydrogenase: MTITGTTRLLGIIGDPVAHSLSPVMHNAALAELGVDYVYVPFPVQADDLAAAVQGLAAVGVQGFSITIPHKQAILPLLATVTPEAQAVGAVNTVWRTEQGWAGTNTDVAGFMAPLQGRDWSAARAVVLGNGGAARAVVAGGGQLGLNKVQVVGRNRSKLADFEASWASSPLKPPLSVHGWDELPQLLPQADLVINTTPIGMHHTAAQTPLEAAELALIPDHGLVYDLIYTPRPTRLLTLAAERGLSTQDGLEMLVQQGAIALAQWLQQPVPVDTMRRALVAWLDRSP; encoded by the coding sequence ATGACGATTACTGGAACGACTCGACTGCTTGGTATTATTGGCGATCCGGTGGCCCATTCTCTGTCTCCGGTGATGCACAATGCGGCCCTGGCGGAACTGGGGGTGGACTATGTCTACGTGCCGTTTCCCGTGCAGGCGGACGACTTGGCGGCGGCGGTGCAGGGTTTGGCGGCGGTGGGCGTGCAGGGATTTAGCATCACCATTCCCCACAAGCAGGCGATTTTGCCCCTCTTGGCCACCGTAACGCCGGAGGCCCAAGCGGTGGGGGCGGTGAATACCGTCTGGCGCACGGAACAGGGCTGGGCGGGTACGAATACCGACGTGGCGGGCTTTATGGCCCCCCTGCAAGGACGGGACTGGTCAGCGGCGCGGGCGGTGGTGTTGGGCAATGGCGGCGCGGCGCGGGCGGTGGTCGCAGGCGGCGGGCAATTAGGGCTGAATAAGGTTCAGGTGGTCGGACGCAATCGGTCTAAATTAGCCGACTTTGAGGCAAGCTGGGCCAGTTCTCCCCTTAAACCGCCGCTATCTGTCCATGGCTGGGATGAGTTGCCGCAGCTATTGCCCCAGGCGGATTTGGTCATCAACACCACGCCGATTGGGATGCACCACACCGCCGCCCAAACCCCGTTAGAGGCCGCTGAACTGGCCCTGATTCCCGATCACGGTCTGGTCTATGACCTGATTTATACCCCTCGTCCCACTCGGTTGCTCACCCTGGCGGCAGAACGGGGGCTATCCACCCAGGACGGCCTAGAAATGCTGGTTCAGCAGGGAGCCATTGCCCTAGCGCAGTGGCTCCAGCAGCCTGTTCCCGTAGACACTATGCGGCGGGCCTTGGTGGCTTGGCTGGATCGGTCGCCCTAG
- a CDS encoding UPF0175 family protein, whose translation MEVTFPNELLVALREEPDSFRQKVLVYTLGKLYETGRISGGFAAQILGCDRYDFYRLISEHGFSVIDYVEEDWSAEADFTPWLSSQKQE comes from the coding sequence GTGGAAGTCACGTTTCCCAACGAACTTTTAGTGGCCCTCCGTGAAGAGCCAGATTCCTTTCGCCAGAAGGTTTTAGTCTACACCTTGGGCAAACTGTACGAAACGGGGCGCATTTCTGGCGGGTTTGCTGCCCAGATTTTAGGGTGTGATCGCTACGACTTCTATCGCCTCATATCCGAGCATGGCTTTTCTGTCATCGACTATGTAGAGGAGGATTGGTCGGCTGAAGCCGATTTTACCCCTTGGTTGTCCTCCCAAAAACAAGAATGA
- a CDS encoding efflux RND transporter periplasmic adaptor subunit translates to MVSVPSYFSWRIPGAIAACSALSVACSRPTPQMMAPPAVPVQVQMLQSAPLAESSEFIGALEAEQRVILRPEVAGRISQVLVAAGAAVNPGQPIAQLRADQAQAQVAGAAAAVQSAQFGQQAAQAQIDAAQAQVDRANAEVQLAQVDFSRTERLASQGALSRQNLDEARNRLEVAQATQRQATENLRAAQAQLAQAQAVVSQAQAQVNVSQESLGFTQVTAPVAGIVGDVPVRVGDFVSAGETITTIIQNQELFLRIQVPTTRANQLRLGLSVELIDSATGSPLGTGNISFIAPEVDEAAQAVLVKARFPNGGGQLRDGQRVRARIIWNQTPALLLPTVAVSRLAGQNFVFVAEDRPTEDGQTQMVASQRPVTLGSIQGNSYQVLGGLQAGENIIISNILKLQDGVPIAPEAAAATSLAPAPQTPQ, encoded by the coding sequence ATGGTTTCCGTCCCTTCTTATTTTTCCTGGCGTATCCCCGGAGCCATAGCGGCCTGCTCAGCGCTCAGTGTTGCCTGTAGCCGTCCCACGCCCCAGATGATGGCTCCCCCTGCCGTGCCCGTGCAGGTGCAGATGTTGCAGTCGGCTCCTCTAGCAGAAAGCTCTGAGTTTATCGGTGCCCTAGAGGCCGAGCAGCGGGTCATTTTGAGGCCCGAAGTGGCGGGGCGGATTAGCCAGGTGCTAGTGGCAGCGGGGGCAGCGGTTAATCCAGGCCAGCCCATTGCCCAGCTTCGAGCCGACCAGGCCCAGGCCCAGGTGGCGGGGGCAGCGGCGGCGGTGCAGTCGGCGCAGTTTGGCCAACAGGCGGCCCAGGCCCAGATTGACGCCGCCCAGGCCCAGGTAGATCGGGCCAATGCGGAGGTGCAACTAGCCCAGGTAGACTTCAGCCGTACCGAACGGCTGGCCAGTCAGGGGGCTCTCAGCCGTCAGAATTTGGATGAGGCACGCAATCGCCTGGAGGTGGCCCAGGCCACCCAGCGACAGGCCACCGAAAACCTCCGCGCCGCCCAGGCCCAACTGGCCCAGGCCCAGGCTGTCGTCAGTCAGGCCCAGGCCCAGGTCAACGTCAGCCAAGAATCCTTGGGCTTTACCCAGGTGACGGCTCCTGTGGCAGGTATTGTGGGAGACGTCCCTGTGCGGGTGGGGGATTTTGTCAGTGCAGGGGAAACCATCACTACCATCATCCAAAACCAAGAGCTATTCTTGCGAATTCAGGTGCCTACGACGCGGGCGAACCAGCTACGCCTAGGCCTGTCGGTCGAGTTGATTGATTCGGCTACCGGATCGCCCCTAGGCACGGGTAATATCAGCTTTATTGCCCCAGAGGTAGACGAGGCCGCCCAGGCGGTGCTGGTGAAAGCCCGTTTCCCCAACGGTGGGGGCCAATTGCGGGATGGCCAGCGGGTACGGGCCCGGATTATCTGGAACCAAACTCCAGCGCTGTTGCTGCCCACGGTGGCGGTGTCTCGGTTGGCGGGGCAAAACTTTGTGTTTGTGGCCGAAGATCGCCCCACGGAAGACGGCCAAACCCAGATGGTGGCCAGCCAGCGCCCCGTTACCCTTGGTTCCATCCAAGGCAACAGCTACCAGGTGCTAGGCGGGCTTCAGGCTGGGGAGAACATTATCATCAGCAACATTCTCAAGCTTCAAGACGGCGTGCCCATCGCCCCTGAAGCTGCCGCTGCCACCTCCTTGGCCCCTGCGCCTCAAACGCCCCAGTAG
- a CDS encoding septal ring lytic transglycosylase RlpA family protein, with product MKQSVLGGLTAAVILSAFGAPLPSYAQSADDLRRASESELDSFLASAASGLSESATTAPEADISATEASDVSGSNLSNSRQRFSEDLVAILPHALDTNQAATVYLRSIPVMTLVGDELATLGESKETHSAPTEGDQDPVNRANEIVDRLLALAETEDPANIEARWLADQQAFVVAWDEEVLVTVNDQTILPDTTQNPAEDVLQMANRMRRLLGNAPALSRVEGMPEPVRPAPAAPQVGIVTSTLTGTASWYGPGFHGRRSASGEVFNQNDLTAAHRTLPFGTRVRVTNLRTGQQVIVRINDRGPFSRGRIIDLSAAAAGQIGLRASGVGQVQIEVLSNP from the coding sequence ATGAAACAGTCTGTATTGGGTGGGTTAACGGCTGCCGTTATCCTGTCCGCCTTTGGAGCACCGTTGCCCAGTTACGCACAATCCGCCGACGATCTGCGTCGAGCCTCTGAGTCTGAACTTGATTCTTTCCTAGCGTCCGCTGCCTCAGGTCTTTCCGAGTCCGCTACAACGGCCCCAGAAGCCGATATCTCCGCCACCGAGGCGAGCGATGTCTCAGGTTCCAATCTTTCCAATTCTCGTCAACGCTTTTCTGAAGACCTAGTGGCCATTTTGCCCCACGCCCTGGATACCAACCAGGCAGCTACGGTCTACCTGCGCTCTATCCCGGTGATGACCTTGGTTGGCGATGAACTCGCTACCCTGGGTGAATCCAAGGAAACCCACAGTGCCCCCACGGAGGGCGATCAGGATCCCGTAAATCGGGCCAACGAAATTGTGGATCGGCTACTGGCCTTGGCCGAAACCGAAGACCCCGCCAACATTGAAGCCCGCTGGCTGGCCGATCAACAAGCCTTTGTGGTGGCCTGGGACGAGGAAGTGCTGGTGACGGTCAACGATCAAACCATCCTGCCCGACACCACCCAAAACCCCGCCGAAGATGTGCTGCAAATGGCCAACCGGATGCGGCGACTGTTGGGCAATGCCCCCGCCCTCAGCCGCGTGGAGGGAATGCCTGAACCCGTGCGGCCTGCCCCGGCGGCTCCCCAGGTGGGCATTGTCACCAGTACCCTCACCGGAACCGCCTCCTGGTATGGGCCTGGGTTCCACGGTCGGCGCAGCGCCAGCGGTGAGGTGTTTAACCAAAACGACCTGACGGCGGCTCACCGTACCCTGCCCTTCGGCACCCGTGTGCGCGTTACCAACCTGCGGACGGGCCAGCAGGTGATCGTTCGCATCAACGACCGTGGCCCCTTCAGCCGTGGCCGCATCATTGACCTCTCTGCCGCAGCGGCGGGCCAAATTGGGCTGCGGGCCAGTGGAGTAGGCCAAGTGCAAATTGAGGTGTTGTCCAATCCCTAG
- the purM gene encoding phosphoribosylformylglycinamidine cyclo-ligase has translation MDYREAGVDVVAGRDFVQRIRAMVEGTRRPEVLGALGGFSGLCEIPAGYRQPVLVSGTDGVGTKLKIAQLTQRHATVGIDLVAMCVNDILTCGAEPLFFLDYLATGKLEPEALANVVEGITTGCGQAGCALLGGETAEMPGFYAPGEYDLAGFCVGVVEKSQILDGSQVQIGNQVIGLASSGVHSNGFSLVRKVVSEGQRLDGSGQGYDWAEIVPSLGDRSLGEVFLTPTTIYVETVLAARREGLPIHAMAHITGGGLPENLPRCLAPGQSLHLTPGTWPVLPVFEWLAAAGDVPLRDMYHTFNMGIGFALIVPADQADAVLTWLTQHQIAAYAIGEVVLGEGEVLGLPD, from the coding sequence ATGGATTATCGTGAGGCCGGAGTAGACGTGGTGGCAGGGCGCGACTTTGTGCAGCGCATTCGGGCCATGGTGGAGGGCACCCGTCGCCCAGAAGTCCTCGGAGCCTTGGGGGGCTTTAGCGGCCTGTGCGAAATTCCGGCGGGCTATCGGCAACCCGTGCTGGTGTCGGGCACCGATGGGGTGGGCACCAAGCTCAAAATTGCCCAACTCACCCAGCGCCACGCCACCGTCGGCATCGATCTGGTGGCCATGTGCGTCAACGATATTCTCACCTGCGGGGCCGAGCCGCTCTTTTTCCTGGACTACCTGGCGACGGGCAAACTCGAACCCGAAGCCCTAGCCAACGTGGTCGAAGGCATCACCACGGGCTGCGGGCAGGCGGGCTGTGCCCTATTGGGCGGCGAAACGGCGGAAATGCCCGGATTCTACGCCCCTGGAGAGTACGACCTAGCGGGCTTCTGCGTGGGCGTGGTGGAAAAATCCCAAATCCTCGACGGTAGCCAGGTACAGATTGGCAACCAGGTGATTGGCCTTGCCAGCAGCGGCGTCCACAGTAACGGCTTCAGCCTGGTGCGGAAGGTGGTCAGCGAAGGCCAGCGCCTTGACGGCAGCGGCCAGGGCTACGACTGGGCCGAAATCGTCCCTAGCCTGGGCGACCGCTCCTTGGGCGAAGTCTTCCTCACCCCTACGACGATTTATGTAGAAACCGTACTGGCAGCGCGACGGGAAGGCTTGCCCATCCACGCCATGGCCCACATCACGGGCGGCGGCCTGCCCGAAAACCTGCCCCGCTGCCTTGCCCCCGGCCAAAGCCTGCACCTCACCCCTGGCACCTGGCCCGTGCTGCCCGTGTTTGAGTGGCTGGCGGCGGCGGGTGACGTGCCCCTGCGGGATATGTACCACACCTTTAATATGGGCATCGGCTTTGCGCTGATTGTCCCCGCCGATCAGGCCGATGCCGTGCTCACCTGGCTCACCCAGCACCAAATTGCCGCCTACGCCATCGGTGAAGTTGTCCTCGGTGAAGGCGAAGTGTTAGGGCTACCCGATTAA
- a CDS encoding DUF3368 domain-containing protein, whose protein sequence is MKAVVNATPLIALSLTGHLDVLSQLFAEVYVPQSVYEEVVTQGRDRPGSSRVKRVDWLKIQQTTLTSPMPALLMGLDVGEQDVILLGQEISADWLIIDERLGRRIAQAMGFRVKGTLGILLIAYQAGLLSQSDAIKAAETLTHSSVRLSSKLLEWFNQQLERE, encoded by the coding sequence ATGAAAGCTGTTGTTAACGCAACTCCACTCATTGCGCTATCTCTGACGGGGCACCTGGATGTGTTATCTCAACTCTTTGCTGAGGTCTATGTTCCGCAGTCGGTGTACGAGGAAGTTGTGACTCAAGGGCGTGATCGTCCCGGCAGTAGTCGGGTTAAACGGGTTGATTGGCTCAAAATTCAGCAAACAACACTAACATCCCCGATGCCAGCTTTGCTGATGGGCTTGGATGTAGGGGAGCAGGATGTTATTTTGCTTGGTCAGGAAATCAGCGCCGACTGGCTCATTATTGATGAGCGATTAGGGCGCAGAATTGCCCAGGCTATGGGTTTTCGGGTTAAGGGAACCCTAGGTATTCTCTTGATCGCCTACCAAGCAGGTCTTTTATCTCAGTCAGACGCTATTAAAGCCGCTGAGACTCTGACACACAGCTCAGTCCGCCTCAGTTCAAAGCTTTTGGAATGGTTTAATCAACAACTTGAACGAGAGTAG
- a CDS encoding bifunctional pantoate--beta-alanine ligase/(d)CMP kinase, which yields MVRILKTVDGLTCYLAQKRQGRTGALTVGLVPTMGGLHAGHRSLMEQARRENDLVVVSIFLNPIQFAPGEDLARYPQTPSQDLQLCEQVGVDAVFMPTPQVLYGSDSPASAGLTQVVPPAAMMAVLCGPHRPGHFEGVATVVTKLLSLIRPDRAYFGRKDAQQFAIIKRLAQDLNLPTQIVGCPTVREDSGLALSSRNAYLSEAEREEATVLHRGLRAAQAKFKAGERSSLALIAAVDQTLCQVPAVQPQYVELVHPETLVPLDRIESTGLLAIAAYLGQTRLIDNILLRHRQPIVAIDGPAGAGKSTVARQVAKRLGLLYLDSGAMYRAITWKALQQGLDLQDEVAVAELLQDCDLKLAASGDAPAFAAYPSRIWLNGEEVTELIRQPSVTAQVSTIAAQPIVRKVLLKQQQQYGVAGGVVMEGRDIGTQVFPQAELKIFLTASVAERARRRQQDLKAQQQPIESLAALERAIDDRDRKDSTRRVAPLKKAEDAVELITDGLTIDQVVDKIVLMYEDRVGGVPIPEGTNGQR from the coding sequence GTGGTGCGAATACTGAAGACGGTGGACGGACTGACCTGTTATTTGGCCCAAAAACGCCAGGGCCGAACGGGGGCGCTCACGGTGGGCCTAGTGCCAACCATGGGTGGCCTCCATGCAGGGCATCGTAGCCTGATGGAGCAGGCGCGGCGGGAGAACGATCTGGTGGTGGTCAGCATTTTCCTCAATCCCATCCAGTTTGCGCCGGGGGAGGATTTGGCCCGCTATCCCCAAACCCCCAGCCAAGACCTACAGCTTTGCGAACAGGTGGGGGTGGATGCGGTGTTTATGCCCACGCCCCAGGTTCTCTACGGCAGCGATAGCCCAGCCTCGGCAGGGTTAACCCAGGTGGTGCCTCCGGCGGCGATGATGGCGGTGCTCTGCGGCCCCCATCGTCCGGGCCATTTTGAGGGGGTGGCCACGGTGGTGACAAAGCTGCTGAGTTTGATACGCCCGGATCGGGCCTACTTTGGCCGCAAGGACGCCCAGCAGTTCGCCATCATCAAGCGCCTTGCCCAAGATCTGAACCTGCCCACTCAAATTGTTGGTTGCCCCACTGTGCGCGAAGACAGCGGCCTCGCCCTCAGTTCCCGCAACGCCTACCTGAGTGAGGCGGAACGGGAGGAGGCCACCGTGCTGCATCGGGGGCTGAGGGCGGCTCAGGCAAAGTTTAAGGCCGGGGAACGCTCTAGCCTCGCGCTGATTGCAGCGGTCGATCAAACCCTGTGCCAGGTGCCAGCGGTGCAGCCCCAGTATGTGGAACTGGTGCATCCCGAAACCCTGGTGCCCTTGGATCGCATCGAATCCACGGGACTGCTCGCCATTGCCGCCTATCTGGGCCAAACTCGGCTGATTGACAATATTTTGCTGCGCCACCGCCAGCCCATTGTGGCCATTGACGGCCCCGCCGGAGCCGGGAAGTCTACCGTGGCGCGTCAGGTGGCCAAGCGTTTGGGCCTGCTGTATTTAGACAGTGGGGCGATGTATCGAGCGATTACCTGGAAGGCGCTTCAGCAAGGGCTAGACCTCCAGGACGAGGTGGCCGTGGCCGAACTGTTGCAGGACTGCGACCTCAAACTTGCCGCCTCTGGGGATGCCCCTGCCTTTGCCGCCTATCCCAGCCGGATTTGGCTCAACGGTGAGGAAGTGACGGAACTGATCCGCCAGCCCAGCGTCACCGCCCAGGTCTCCACCATTGCCGCCCAGCCCATTGTTCGCAAGGTGCTGCTGAAGCAACAGCAACAGTACGGCGTGGCCGGGGGCGTGGTGATGGAAGGGCGCGACATTGGCACCCAGGTCTTCCCCCAGGCGGAACTGAAGATTTTCCTCACCGCTTCGGTGGCGGAACGGGCGCGCCGTCGTCAGCAGGATCTCAAAGCCCAGCAGCAGCCCATCGAAAGCCTCGCCGCCCTAGAACGTGCCATTGATGACCGCGACCGCAAGGACAGCACCCGCCGCGTGGCTCCCCTCAAAAAGGCCGAGGATGCTGTGGAACTGATCACCGATGGTCTCACCATTGATCAGGTGGTCGATAAAATTGTCCTGATGTACGAGGACAGGGTTGGAGGCGTACCTATCCCTGAAGGGACTAACGGCCAACGCTAG
- a CDS encoding DUF1997 domain-containing protein encodes MKEFHASQALHLRVPHEAIPIEHYLRQPQRLVQAITDPRHIEPRENGVYRLSLRPLHFFGLHVEPTTDLKVWGLADGSLCLEAVNCEVRGPGYLSHINDSFSMGLKGILKPHRQEHHTELRGEANLRIRLDMPPPIKFMPHSVLDATGRTFLSGILMTMKSRIEHHLVHDYRAWVEHTTQHSQAQSSLLQGGLAQ; translated from the coding sequence ATGAAAGAGTTCCACGCCAGCCAAGCCCTCCATCTGCGGGTGCCCCATGAGGCCATCCCCATCGAGCATTACCTGCGCCAGCCCCAGCGTTTGGTGCAGGCCATCACCGATCCGCGCCACATCGAACCGCGTGAGAATGGCGTGTATCGCCTCAGTTTGCGGCCCCTGCATTTTTTTGGCCTCCATGTGGAACCCACCACCGACCTCAAGGTGTGGGGCTTAGCGGATGGTTCCCTCTGCCTAGAGGCGGTCAACTGCGAAGTGCGCGGCCCCGGCTACCTCAGCCACATCAACGACTCCTTCTCCATGGGCCTCAAGGGCATCCTCAAACCCCATCGCCAAGAACACCACACCGAACTTCGAGGCGAGGCCAATTTGCGGATTCGGCTCGATATGCCGCCGCCGATTAAGTTCATGCCCCACTCGGTGCTCGATGCCACCGGGCGCACCTTCCTCAGCGGCATTTTGATGACGATGAAAAGCCGCATCGAGCACCACCTCGTCCACGACTATCGCGCCTGGGTAGAACACACCACCCAACATTCCCAAGCTCAATCCAGCCTTCTGCAAGGTGGGCTCGCCCAGTAA